A genomic region of Candidozyma auris chromosome 5, complete sequence contains the following coding sequences:
- the LEU1 gene encoding 3-isopropylmalate dehydratase LEU1 has translation MLVFEDHIVHKDESGSYLLYIDRHLVHEVTSPQAFEGLKNANRKVRRTDCTLATVDHNIPTVPRTNFKNVETFVEQEDSKLQVMTLEQNVKDFGVTYFGMTDDRQGIVHVIGPEQGFTLPGTTMVCGDSHTSTHGAFGALAFGIGTSEVEHVLATQTIIQAKSKNMRISVNGDLAPGITSKDLVLHVIGVIGTAGGTGCVIEFAGSAIEALSMEARMSICNMSIEAGARAGMIKPDEITFNYLKGRPLAPKGAEWDKAVKYWSTLHSDEGAHFDYDININAADIVPTITWGNSPQDALPITAKVPDPANVSDPIKKAGMERALAYQGLTPNTPLQEITIDKAFIGSCTNSRIEDLRNAAKVCKGYKKADTVKEVLVVPGSGLVKRQAEKEGLDKIFEAAGFSWREAGCSMCLGMNPDILDPEERCASTSNRNFEGRQGARSRTHLMSPAMAAAAAIKGHFTDIREWKYDTSDEPAMQIDSSGPEDQELQDAVYEHEKQPLESSSSLEDDRINDIPQEHEASLTVDEAATTDAPAGMDKFTVLSSITAPLDKANVDTDAIIPKQFLKTIKRTGLSKGLFYELRFIKDDQGKDVETDFVLNVEPYRQAEILLVTGDNFGCGSSREHAPWALKDFGIKCMITPSFGDIFYNNSCKNGLLPIRLPQEVIKDKLYPLAVAGKKLTIDLPNQQILNGETNEVLVDHFDIEEFRKHCLVNGLDDIGLTLQKEEYIRKYEEKRRDKFSFLEGGSKRITPIKGAKKSKYGLKTQEW, from the coding sequence GTTTTTGAGGACCACATTGTCCACAAGGACGAGAGCGGCTCGTACCTTCTCTACATAGACCGCCACTTGGTGCACGAGGTGACCTCACCCCAAGCGTTTGAAGGGCTCAAGAACGCCAACAGAAAAGTCAGAAGAACTGACTGTACTTTGGCCACCGTCGACCACAACATTCCCACCGTTCCCAGAacaaatttcaaaaatgtcgaaACTTTCGTGGAGCAGGAGGACTCCAAACTTCAGGTGATGACACTTGAGCAGAACGTCAAGGACTTCGGCGTAACTTACTTTGGCATGACTGACGACCGCCAGGGAATCGTCCATGTCATTGGCCCAGAGCAAGGCTTCACACTTCCAGGTACAACAATGGTTTGTGGTGACTCCCACACATCGACCCACGGAGCGTTTGGCGCTTTGGCGTTCGGTATCGGTACCTCTGAAGTGGAGCACGTTTTGGCTACCCAAACAATTATCCAGGCCAAGTCGAAGAACATGAGAATCAGCGTGAATGGTGACTTAGCTCCAGGCATCACTTCCAAGGATCTCGTCTTGCACGTTATTGGTGTCATTGGCACTGCTGGTGGTACTGGGTGTGTGATTGAGTTTGCTGGCTCTGCCATTGAGGCTCTTTCCATGGAAGCTCGTATGTCCATCTGTAACATGTCCATTGAGGCTGGTGCTCGTGCGGGTATGATCAAGCCCGACGAGATTACCTTCAACTACCTTAAAGGCAGACCTTTGGCTCCCAAGGGTGCTGAATGGGATAAGGCTGTCAAGTACTGGAGCACCTTGCACAGCGATGAAGGTGCTCATTTCGACTAcgacatcaacatcaacgcCGCCGATATTGTGCCCACCATCACGTGGGGTAACTCCCCTCAGGATGCTTTGCCCATCACCGCCAAGGTTCCTGATCCTGCCAACGTCCTGGATccaatcaagaaagctGGTATGGAAAGAGCTCTTGCGTACCAGGGCCTCACGCCGAACACGCCTCTCCAAGAAATCACTATTGACAAGGCGTTCATTGGCTCATGCACTAATTCTAGAATTGAAGACTTGAGAAATGCTGCTAAAGTTTGTAAGGGTTACAAGAAAGCTGACACCGTCAAGGAGGTGCTCGTTGTACCAGGATCTGGTCTTGTTAAGCGCCAAGCAGAGAAGGAAGGTCTCGATAAGATCTTTGAGGCTGCTGGTTTCTCGTGGAGAGAAGCTGGATGTTCGATGTGTCTTGGAATGAACCCAGACATTCTTGATCCGGAAGAAAGATGTGCATCCACTTCGAACAGGAACTTCGAGGGCCGTCAAGGTGCTAGATCCAGAACCCATTTGATGTCTCCTGCGATGGCCGCCGCTGCTGCTATCAAGGGTCATTTTACAGATATTAGAGAATGGAAGTATGATACTTCGGACGAACCAGCCATGCAGATTGACTCTTCCGGTCCTGAGGACCAGGAATTGCAAGATGCTGTATACGAGCATGAGAAACAGCCTCTTgagtcttcatcatctcttgaagatgacagAATCAACGATATTCCTCAGGAACACGAGGCCTCTCTCACCGTGGACGAAGCTGCAACTACGGACGCTCCTGCTGGCATGGATAAGTTCACAGTTCTCTCAAGCATCACGGCACCTTTGGACAAGGCCAATGTCGACACCGACGCCATCATCCCTAAGCAGTTCTTGAAGACCATCAAGAGAACCGGTCTCAGTAAAGGTCTTTTCTACGAGTTGAGATTTATCAAGGACGACCAAGGCAAGGACGTCGAGACCGACTTTGTGTTGAACGTGGAGCCATACCGCCAAGCGGAGATTTTGTTGGTCACTGGTGACAACTTTGGCTGTGGTTCATCTCGTGAGCACGCTCCTTGGGCGTTGAAAGACTTTGGTATCAAGTGTATGATTACCCCATCCTTTGGTGATATCTTCTACAACAACTCGTGCAAGAACGGTTTGTTGCCTATCAGATTGCCTCAGGAAGTGATCAAGGACAAGTTATACCCCTTGGCTGTTGCTGGCAAGAAGCTCACTATCGACTTGCCCAATCAGCAGATCCTCAATGGCGAGACCAATGAGGTTTTGGTTGACCACTTTGACATCGAGGAGTTCAGAAAACACTGTCTTGTCAACGGTCTCGATGACATTGGCTTGACTTTGCAGAAGGAAGAGTACATCCGCAAGtacgaggagaagagaagagacaagttttctttcttggaaGGCGGCTCCAAGCGCATCACGCCAATCAAAGGCGCAAAAAAGTCCAAGTATGGC